CAGCCAGCTAATGCCACCACGAGCAGCTGTTCTCGCGTCGTCCCCGACGCCTGCATAAGCTTCCGAATATGATTCGCCGAAAGAGAAGGAGTCGGGGAATCTTCTACTTCCCACTTGAATTCGTCGTAGAGGCCGCTCGCAGGGTTCATCGAGGCGACCCGCCGACCGACCAGATGCTGATACCAGGCGTCGACGATGCGTCGCACACGCTGGAGAGTCTGGGCACTGTACTCGTGTTCGGTTCCCTCGTTCAACCAGTCGAATGCCACATAGCACGCATCAACGGCTTCGTAGGCTGGATTCTCTCGGTCTCGTTGGATCGGTGTGAGGAGGTCGTCCGTCCCGTTCGCCTCCCCGTAGGCACGGACGTAGAGATTCAGTCGCGTTCGGAGCGCGTCGACAGACGACGTCGCTAGGCTGTATCGTGATTTCCGCCGGTTGAGGAACTGTTCGAGGGCGTCGATTGTTGTATCGTCCGTTGTTGCCCATGTGTAGCCTTCTTCATCGTCACCAAGCCCGAGGTCATCGTTCCAAAACTCCCCGAACGAGCGGTCGTGATGGCGACGGAGAGCCGCGAGAAACGACCGTGCCTCGCGATCCTGAAACCACTGATGGGTCGGTTTCTCGCTCGTCGGATTGATACCCTCTGCTTC
Above is a genomic segment from Haloprofundus halobius containing:
- a CDS encoding tyrosine-type recombinase/integrase, which codes for MSRSETEQERMPSFDGIRWTSCSLEDFTDLYWDEIAPCLEAEGINPTSEKPTHQWFQDREARSFLAALRRHHDRSFGEFWNDDLGLGDDEEGYTWATTDDTTIDALEQFLNRRKSRYSLATSSVDALRTRLNLYVRAYGEANGTDDLLTPIQRDRENPAYEAVDACYVAFDWLNEGTEHEYSAQTLQRVRRIVDAWYQHLVGRRVASMNPASGLYDEFKWEVEDSPTPSLSANHIRKLMQASGTTREQLLVVALAGWGLRASEAAALHVSQFHRDVPEDDVPFITFESRKNGPGEVSLLFGMDVLDSRIDELSEDETWTGYLFPSSQGETPHVTRDTIRNRFQNLASEAGLPDRIEGERPSPQLCRRFWYDTYTAVLEGVLEGVDEIAAEQGSSDPRVVMQNYLSDSRSRRVRREFMRDQLDTAFGEGS